The Girardinichthys multiradiatus isolate DD_20200921_A chromosome 24, DD_fGirMul_XY1, whole genome shotgun sequence genome has a window encoding:
- the LOC124861703 gene encoding N-chimaerin-like yields the protein MALNVFDHDEYRPPVWKSYLYQLQQEAPHPRRITCTSEVENRPKYYGREFHGMISREEADQLLSQAEGSYLIRESQRQLGTYTLALRFGNQTRNFRLYHDGKHFVGEKRFESIHDLVTDGLITLYIETKAAEYIAKMTINPIYERVGYTTLNQEPTLKKILPHSPETPDGPVPVKDGRNMKERLTSLVRRATLRESDMVPKYEKDHNFKVHTFRGPHWCEYCANFMWGLIAQGVKCADCGLNVHKQCSKVVPNDCQPDLRHVKKVYSCDLTTLVKAHNTKRPMVVDMCIQEIEARGLQSEGLYRISGFSELIEDVKLAFDRDGEKADISSNAYEDINIITGALKLYFRELPIPLITYDAYPRFIETAKITDPEKRLESLHEALKLLPPAHIETLRYLMAHLKRVTDYEKENLMSSENLGIVFGPTLMRAPELDAMTALNDIRYQRLVVETLITNEDVLF from the exons ATGGCCTTAAATGTCTTTG ATCACGATGAGTACAGGCCACCAGTCTGGAAATCTTACT TGTACCAGCTCCAGCAGGAGGCGCCACACCCTCGCAGAATCACTTGTACATCAGAG GTGGAAAACCGCCCTAAGTACTACGGGAGAGA GTTTCATGGGATGATCTCGAGAGAGGAGGCCGATCAGCTCCTGAGTCAGGCTGAAGGCAGCTACCTCATCAGAGAGAGTCAGAGGCAGCTGGGCACATACACTCTGGCTTTAAG GTTTGGAAACCAGACGAGGAACTTCCGTCTCTACCATGACGGGAAACACTTTGTTGGAGAGAAGAGGTTCGAGTCCATCCATGACCTGGTGACTGATGGCCTCATTACGCTTTACATCGAGACAAAA GCAGCGGAGTACATCGCCAAGATGACCATAAACCCCATCTATGAACGCGTGGGCTACACCACTCTGAACCAGGAGCCCACTCTGAAAAAAATCCTGCCTCACAGTCCGGAGACGCCTGACGGACCTGTTCCTGTGAAAGATGGCCGAAACATGAAGGAGAGG CTCACGTCTCTGGTGCGACGGGCCACGCTGAGGGAGAGCGACATGGTGCCCAAGTATGAGAAGGACCACAACTTCAAG GTTCACACATTCAGAGGTCCTCACTGGTGTGAATATTGCGCTAACTTCATGTGGGGACTGATCGCTCAGGGGGTGAAATGTGCAG ACTGTGGGCTGAACGTCCACAAGCAGTGCTCCAAAGTGGTTCCGAACGACTGCCAGCCGGACCTTCGGCATGTCAAGAAGGTCTACAGCTGTGACCTGACCACTCTGGTCAAAGCCCACAACACTAAGAGGCCGATGGTGGTCGACATGTGCATTCAGGAGATCGAAGCAAGAG GTCTTCAGTCTGAGGGCCTGTACAGAATATCGGGCTTCAGTGAGCTGATCGAGGATGTCAAGCTAGCCTTTGACAGAG ACGGAGAAAAAGCAGACATTTCCTCAAATGCTTATGAGGACATCAACATCATCACCGGAGCCCTCAAGCTGTACTTCAGAGAGCTTCCTATTCCCCTCATCACATATGATGCCTACCCACGATTCATAGAGACTGCAA AAATTACAGACCCAGAAAAAAGACTGGAATCCCTCCATGAGGCCTTGAAGCTGCTGCCCCCAGCCCACATCGAGACACTCAGATACCTCATGGCTCACCTCAAGAG GGTCACCGATTACGAGAAGGAGAACCTCATGTCCAGTGAGAACCTGGGTATCGTCTTCGGCCCAACGCTAATGAGGGCCCCTGAACTGGACGCCATGACAGCGCTCAACGACATCCGATACCAGAGACTGGTTGTGGAAACACTCATTACCAACGAAGATGTGTTGTTCTGA